A single region of the Corallococcus caeni genome encodes:
- a CDS encoding metallophosphoesterase, giving the protein MGRLLVLLFVYLGAYLVLRRLWPAVTRGWRHGVLLGLMGFAFAAWTVPAVTGYGLHHTPPFLVPVKLFAVVWSITALLVMLMGLPFLVLKLRAERRQRAAPPGVDLERRNLLVKAGQAMPVFAMGASAVGVVGGSLGFTVREVEVKLRGLPSALDGFRIGQITDVHVGPFISPEYLRGAVEVMNTAGVDLQVMTGDLIDDVNQLDETMAALASTTARHGMLAILGNHEHWRGLDEVLGGYAQLAQRGAPVRLLVDEAHVLEHGGQRLRVVGVDFPMSGRSRTVRDQRWQHSAETAFKEGHPDDVVLCLSHHPDFFPYAAERGARLTLAGHTHGGQVAFLGVPLFGFAFKHMLGRYRFRDSHLYVSGGTGHWLPFRIGIPPEVTLLTLRSA; this is encoded by the coding sequence ATGGGAAGGCTGCTGGTCCTGCTGTTCGTCTACCTGGGCGCGTACCTCGTGCTGCGCAGGCTGTGGCCCGCGGTCACTCGCGGCTGGCGCCATGGCGTGTTGCTGGGGCTCATGGGCTTCGCGTTCGCGGCCTGGACCGTGCCCGCCGTCACCGGCTACGGGCTCCACCACACGCCTCCGTTCCTCGTGCCGGTGAAGCTGTTCGCCGTCGTGTGGAGCATCACCGCGCTGCTGGTGATGCTCATGGGCCTGCCGTTCCTCGTCCTCAAGCTGCGCGCCGAGCGCCGCCAGCGGGCCGCGCCCCCCGGCGTGGACCTGGAGCGCCGCAACCTCCTGGTGAAGGCCGGTCAGGCCATGCCCGTCTTCGCCATGGGCGCCAGCGCCGTGGGCGTCGTGGGCGGCAGCCTGGGCTTCACCGTTCGCGAGGTGGAGGTGAAGCTGCGCGGCCTCCCCTCCGCGCTCGACGGCTTCCGCATCGGGCAGATCACCGACGTCCACGTGGGCCCCTTCATCTCCCCCGAGTACCTGCGCGGCGCCGTGGAGGTGATGAACACCGCGGGCGTGGACCTCCAGGTGATGACCGGGGACCTCATCGACGACGTGAACCAGCTCGACGAGACGATGGCCGCCCTCGCCTCCACGACGGCCCGTCACGGCATGCTCGCCATCCTGGGCAACCACGAGCACTGGCGCGGGCTGGACGAAGTCCTGGGCGGCTACGCGCAGCTGGCCCAGCGCGGCGCTCCGGTCCGGCTGCTCGTGGATGAAGCCCACGTGCTGGAGCATGGCGGCCAGCGCTTGCGCGTGGTGGGCGTGGACTTCCCCATGTCCGGCCGCAGCCGCACGGTGCGTGACCAGCGCTGGCAGCACTCCGCGGAGACGGCGTTCAAGGAGGGCCACCCGGACGACGTGGTCCTCTGCCTCTCCCACCACCCGGACTTCTTCCCCTACGCCGCCGAGCGCGGCGCGCGCCTCACGCTCGCGGGCCACACCCACGGCGGACAGGTGGCCTTCCTCGGGGTCCCGCTGTTCGGCTTCGCCTTCAAGCACATGCTGGGCCGCTATCGCTTCCGCGACAGCCACCTCTACGTCTCCGGCGGCACGGGGCACTGGCTCCCCTTCCGCATCGGCATCCCGCCCGAGGTGACGCTCCTCACGCTGCGCAGCGCCTGA